CCAACTGCATCAAGCTGGTGCCGGGCGAGGACGACCAGGGCAACCGCTACCCGATCGTGTACGAGATCGACGAGTTCCGCTGCATCTTCTGCGGCATGTGCCAGGAGGTGTGCCCGGTGGAGGCCATCCACGTGGGCCAGCACTACGAGAACGCCGAGTACACGCGCAGCAACTTCGTGTACGACCTGGAGCGGCTGATGGCGCAGACGCACCCGTCCACCCTGCTCTGGGACCCCTCGGACCCGGCGGGCGAGTAACGATCCGAACGACCGCCGCACCGCATCGACCGTAGATGCGGGGCGGCGGAGTCGCGGCCCCGCGGCGGGCGCGGCGCACGACTGTGGCACCACGCGACGAACTTCGTCCCACGGACCGATGATTCAAGCTCTCTTCTGGCTCTTCGCCATCCTCGCCGCCTCGTCGGCGCTGCTGATGGTGACGCGGAAAAGCCCCGTCGCCAGCGCGATGTGGCTGATCGGCACCTTCTTCTGCCTGGCGGCCATCTACACGCTGCTCGGGGCCTACTTCATCGGGATCATCCAGATCCTGGTGTACGCGGGCGCCATCATGATCCTGTTCCTGTTCGTGATCATGCTGCTGAACCTGGGCAACGACTTCGAGCCCGACATCCGCTCGAACGTGTGGAAGGTGATCGCGGCGGGCACCGGGCTGGTCGTCATCGCCCTGCTCGCCCGCGCCTTCTCCGGCAACATGGCCATGCCGCTGGGTCGCACGGCCGGGCCCGGGCTGCTGGCGCAGGGCCTGGCGGAGCGCGGCACCGTGGGCGTGATCGCCATCCCAATGTACACGGACTACATGGTCCTCCTGCAGGCCACCGCCATCCTGCTCCTCGTCGCGGTGGTCGGCGCCGTGGTCCTCGCCAAGCGGAACGTGTGAGATGAGCGACGTCATCCCCCTCCAGGCATCGCTGGGCTTGAGCGCCGTGCTGTTCGCCATCGGCGCGGCGGGCGTGGTGCTGCGGCGCAACGCGATCATCCTGTTCATGTGCGTGGAGCTGATGCTCAACGCGGTGAACCTGGCCTTCGTGGCGCTGTCGCCGTACGCCGGCGTGCAGGGCCAGGTCTTCGTCTTCTTCGTCATCGCCGTGGCGGCCGCCGAGGCCGCGGTGGGCCT
This genomic interval from Longimicrobiaceae bacterium contains the following:
- a CDS encoding NADH-quinone oxidoreductase subunit I, which produces MAGTTRVMKRPVRKSSYIRATLQGMALTFRHMVKAGDNKTVTIQYPDEKKHISPRWRGTHVMETHEDGRPKCVACGLCPTICPANCIKLVPGEDDQGNRYPIVYEIDEFRCIFCGMCQEVCPVEAIHVGQHYENAEYTRSNFVYDLERLMAQTHPSTLLWDPSDPAGE
- the nuoK gene encoding NADH-quinone oxidoreductase subunit NuoK; translation: MSDVIPLQASLGLSAVLFAIGAAGVVLRRNAIILFMCVELMLNAVNLAFVALSPYAGVQGQVFVFFVIAVAAAEAAVGLAIVISVFRHKESVDIKNFSLLRW
- a CDS encoding NADH-quinone oxidoreductase subunit J; protein product: MIQALFWLFAILAASSALLMVTRKSPVASAMWLIGTFFCLAAIYTLLGAYFIGIIQILVYAGAIMILFLFVIMLLNLGNDFEPDIRSNVWKVIAAGTGLVVIALLARAFSGNMAMPLGRTAGPGLLAQGLAERGTVGVIAIPMYTDYMVLLQATAILLLVAVVGAVVLAKRNV